Genomic window (Paenibacillus sp. 37):
CAGGGAGTTTGGAGCTTTGCTGTAAGGCAGCCGCGTCAAGGTATATTCGTCACTACCGAATTTTTCGTTCCAAAACAACGTTTCTTTTTCAAAAGCCATCTGGATCGTTCCCCTCTCTTCATCGGTAAAAGCAATCCGGCAGAGCATATGCCGAAGCAACGCTCCCCTCCTTTTCAAACATCTGACAACAACATCAATGGCTTGCGCAATATCACCGCTTCAATTGCCCGGTTGATCGCATGCGGCAATCCTCTGCCTACCAGCTGTCCCGCTCGGCTGCCATGCATAAAGGACAACAACAAGCATCGTTCTACGCAAGAGATGCGGTTACTTTTGACTCCTCTGCTTCAATAAGATTGCTGCGGACGAGCCACCCGAAGACGGGATTTGGTTTAACATGGGATTCGGAATTGGATTTGGGGATAGACGACAAGGAATGTTCCTCCTGTCGATGTAAGGCTTGCCGCAGGGTTCTCCAGCCGCCCAGCAGGAAGTCGACCGTACCTCCTGATTTGGCACCCGAGCTGCCTTCGACGAAGCCTATGTTTAAGGGGTATTGATACACTCTATGTACTATTTGCTTATTCCCCCACAGCCCTGGTGTGGATAAGTAAGATTCGACTGCGGGGTAGTGAGCTTTTCCTGACGATTAAATTTAACGAGGGTACTGCATGAGACTCAAGGAATGCTCCGTATGGCACGAACGGTACTGCCCTTGGATTGCCGGAGAATTCCATGCGGATTGACGTCACCGCAGGTAGCATGAGGAGAAAGCGAAAGCGCTACCTTAACATCAAGTCCGCACGCCCTCCGGAAGGCACTTTCATGCCTCTTGCCGGGGGCGGCCCATCGGCTTGGCCAAGCTTAGGTCGTTACTAACATATCCTTGGTCTCCTGAGAGATCACCTGCTGCATACTGGACTTGATAATGGCGCAGCCGGCGGTCAGATGCTCCATCGAGACGGTCAGCGGAGGCATGATCTTCAGTACACAGTCTCCTCTGCCGGCTCTTTCTAAGATGAGCCCGTTCTCGAAGCTGATATCCGTCACCCGCTTCGCCCCGGCTTCATCCATGAACCCCGAGACGTCGATGCCCCAGATCAGGCCGAGTCCGCGGATGGCGATGGACGGATGCAGAGGCTTGATTTCTTGATCAAGGAACGAGCGCACATACTCTTCCTTCTGTTTCACCTGAGCTTCCAGTTCGGTTCTGTCCCGGTACTCGAGAGCAGCCTTCGCGGCCACAAAAGCCAGCTGGTTGCCGCGGAAGGTGCCGTTGTGCTCGCCCGGCGTCCAGATATCCAGTTCGGGCTTCAGCAGCAGCAGGGACATTGGCAGGCCGTACCCGCTGATCGACTTCGATAGGGTAATGAGATCCGGCTCGATCCCCGCACGTTCGAAGGAGAAGAATTCGCCTGTCCGGCCGCACCCTACTTGAATCTCGTCTGTAATGAGCAGAATATCGTGCCTGCGGCAAAGTTGCTGCAACTCGCGTAGCCACTGCGCGTCGACAACGTGAATTCCGCCTTCGGCTTGTACCGTTTCAAGCAGGATCGCGGCCGGCTTGTCGATTCCGGAGTGCGAATCAGTCAGGATATTCTCGATATAGCCGAGCGTATCCATTTCTGCGAAAGCCCCGCTTGGGTGCGGCATGAACGTAACTCCGTCCAGAGGAAGCCCCGCCCCTTCTCTCATGGACTTGGAGCTTGTCGCCGACAGACTGCCGAGCGACATGCCGTGGAAGCCACCCATGAATGCGAATATTCCACTTCTCTTCTTCGCCTTGCGTGCGAGCTTCAGGGCCGCTTCCACCGCATTCGTCCCTGTTGGACCGCAGAATTGAAGCTTGTAATTCAGCTTCTTCGGCTCCAGGATCCGCTCAGAGAAGCTCTGGATGAATTCACGCTTGGCCATTGTATACATATCCAGACCGTGCATAATCCGGTCGGAGGTCAAGTAATCGAGAACCCGGTCTTTAATATAATCGTTGTTATGGCCGTAATTGAGCGCCCCGGCACCTGCAAAGAAATCAATATATGCTCTTCCGTCCTCAGAATATAAAAGGTCTCCCTTGGCCCGGTCGAATACCACCGGAAAGCTTCTGCAGTAAGATCTTACATTGGATTCCAGCTTTTCAAAAATGCTCACTCACTTCATCCTCCATCGGAATTGGGATAAGGTTGGCTCCATCTTTCTGAACCTTCCTTTCTGAACCTTCTGACGTCATGGAGCAACATATTCTAGGCTGTCATTTTCCACAATTGTTGGTCCCCGCATGCCGGCTTGTTGGTTAGCCAGTATACTGGTCTCTCGCACACAGCTTGGATGGGTATAAAAAACCCTACAATTCCATTTATTAGAATAATAGGGAATAAGACCTAGGTTGAATTATATCAAAATTTACAAGAATGTATAGTGATTTTTTTGTTAAATATAGTCATTATATTGTTAAATTTGGTTCATAAAACATAATGTGTTAACATTTTTCGTTTAAAAAAGTGAATGGAAAAGAAACATTGTGAATGATTTGATATCAATCGAGGAATTCGACGAGTGTTGACATCCATCCATTTTAAAGGTAAATTTGGTATATACTACCTTTAAATATTCTTTGCCGGTGTTCCGATTCCTTGTACTTTGTAATAACTTAACATGATTACCTGACCAATCTCTGAAAGCCTGGCTGGAAACTGGCCGCAGCGTCCGCACGGATGGCAGCCGACATAGTTTTGTATCACGCCTTCTGCTCTGCGCCTCTGTTAGGTAATTATATTCTGCTCCTCCTCATCAAACCGTTTGTGAGGTTTTCCCTTATACGCTTTCCGATATCCTTCACTCATTTACATACAGATTACAAACGCGAACGGACAATGATTTCGCTTCGCGTAATAAGCACCTTCATCGAGCGAATTGTTGCTTCTTGGCATACCATTTTGTGAGTTGTTGAAAGATGTACCAGTCATGTTTAGTCATGTTCAGTTATCTTTCTTTATTGTTCAGATGATCTTTTAGTGGTGGATTTTCGTTCAATGAATGACCGCAATTTACAATGCACAAACACAAATAAGGTGGTTCTAATATTCAGAACCACCCT
Coding sequences:
- the ectB gene encoding diaminobutyrate--2-oxoglutarate transaminase, encoding MSIFEKLESNVRSYCRSFPVVFDRAKGDLLYSEDGRAYIDFFAGAGALNYGHNNDYIKDRVLDYLTSDRIMHGLDMYTMAKREFIQSFSERILEPKKLNYKLQFCGPTGTNAVEAALKLARKAKKRSGIFAFMGGFHGMSLGSLSATSSKSMREGAGLPLDGVTFMPHPSGAFAEMDTLGYIENILTDSHSGIDKPAAILLETVQAEGGIHVVDAQWLRELQQLCRRHDILLITDEIQVGCGRTGEFFSFERAGIEPDLITLSKSISGYGLPMSLLLLKPELDIWTPGEHNGTFRGNQLAFVAAKAALEYRDRTELEAQVKQKEEYVRSFLDQEIKPLHPSIAIRGLGLIWGIDVSGFMDEAGAKRVTDISFENGLILERAGRGDCVLKIMPPLTVSMEHLTAGCAIIKSSMQQVISQETKDMLVTT